The following coding sequences lie in one Zingiber officinale cultivar Zhangliang chromosome 2B, Zo_v1.1, whole genome shotgun sequence genomic window:
- the LOC122046320 gene encoding nodulin homeobox-like isoform X3, translating into MIEIISAIGELNGLSSQELNKLLKDSENFTVECKTDKGFLEQINMEKLAYSLPLHLIATLLSPEREMQMGHVLRGVRLLHTLSDLASRHARLEQILLDDTKLSEQVLDLVLFMLIILARHKEDNSVGSSAVLHSTLVACSLYILTSCLSSQWHDLVHVLLAHPKADLFMDVAFDAVHEDIRILGTVLQTLSNELSGNISLLPAAGRTAHYICQQCEASLQFLLSLCQQKLFQDRVLRNKELCKHGGILSLAYSILKLNVPHNLEKSLDIVAAISRLKSKILSILLQLCESESLSYLDEVAGSPKSMHLAKAVALEFLDLLRVTFRSEGKQLDGPQYRSNPTGLLLLNALRLADIFSDDSNFRSFFMTNSIPVLADILSVPHEEFSLCWCSLKIPVVEEDATLEYDPFIAAGVALISLDNASENSHLAAFLLPEIDSTCPINFSGMPLATYAQQRISYLVKIIANLHVFVPNICEEEERDLFLNNFHKYLLQENPESLGHHSGFNIQKATRVCKNLGSLSRYAISLTPNCLTDEDVLLLSKYADELQKLTRAKVGDSFFQETVVKAEDEDVKSEYGCLVQQSSLSGQKNSNSNFSRSHQQETEYATGNSSSFTRKQDESAWEDGPKLSYNDVDVKGKIREISRCQDLLQQKVMRHSGNDQFEEFEVNHERKRNSMDQPESMRGGEKENTESELKEDEKAENGQGEEKQPRKRKRNIMNEIQILMIEKALLDEPEMQRNPVALQAWSDKLSLQGSEITASQLKNWVNNRKAKLARAAREARAPSEGDISYPDKSSGPCSSHFCDSPESPTEENYAAPGRGISHQTISRTGSIVTRSARCEDMDMSTPTDFVHRSQQNQAPLRSHLFEPGQLVSMEDAEGNLVGKGQIIQVEGRWHGKSLEESGICIVDVTELKVEKWKEVQHPSDAAGHTFEEAMAKNSGTMWVAWDAARLALLP; encoded by the exons ATGATAGAGATCATCTCAGCCATAGGAGAACTAAATGGTCTTTCTTCGCAAGAGTTGAACAAGTTGCTGAAAGATTCTGAAAACTTCACTGTTGAATGCAAGACAGACAAAGGCTTCCTTGAGCAA ATCAATATGGAGAAACTTGCATATTCTCTACCTTTGCACCTTATTGCTACACTACTTTCACCTGAAAGGGAGATGCAAATGGGGCATGTGCTCCGTGGTGTTCGTCTTTTGCATACACTGTCTGATCTAGCATCACGCCATGCTAGGCTTGAGCAG ATTCTACTTGATGACACAAAGCTATCTGAGCAAGTTTTGGATCTGGTACTTTTTATGCTAATTATTCTTGCACGTCACAAAGAG GACAACAGTGTTGGTTCTTCTGCTGTTCTGCACTCAACCCTTGTTGCCTGCAGTCTCTACATTTTGACAAGTTGTCTTTCATCTCAGTGGCATGATCTTGTTCATGTCCTTCTTGCACATCCCAAG GCAGACTTGTTTATGGATGTAGCTTTTGATGCTGTGCATGAGGACATTAGGATTTTAGGAACAGTGCTACAGACATTGAGCAATGAATTGTCAGGCAACATATCCTTACTCCCTGCAGCTGGAAGAACAGCTCATTACATCTGTCAGCAATGTGAGGCTTCTTTGCAGTTTCTTTTGTCCCTGTGCCAGCAAAAACTGTTCCAGGATCGTGTCTTAAGGAACAAG GAGCTATGCAAGCATGGTGGTATACTTTCCCTAGCTTATTCGATCCTGAAGTTAAATGTTCCACACAACCTTGAGAAGTCTCTTGACATTGTAGCTGCAATATCTAGGCTAAAGTCCAAAATTTTGTCTATT TTGTTGCAGCTTTGTGAATCAGAGAGTCTCTCTTATCTTGATGAAGTTGCTGGCTCTCCAAAAAGCATGCATCTTGCAAAAGCAGTTGCATTAGAG TTTCTTGATTTACTGAGGGTCACGTTTAGAAGTGAAGGAAAGCAACTTGATGGTCCTCAATACAGGAGTAACCCTACAGGCCTGCTGCTCCTTAATGCATTGCGTTTAGCTGATATATTTTCTGATGATTCAAATTTTCGATCTTTCTTCATGACCAACAGT ATTCCAGTTCTTGCTGATATCTTATCAGTTCCTCATGAAGAATTTTCCTTATGTTGGTGCTCTTTAAAAATACCAGTGGTAGAGGAAGATGCAACTCTAGAATATGATCCCTTTATTGCAGCTGGTGTGGCATTGATTTCTCTTGATAATGCCAGTGAAAATTCCCACTTGGCAGCCTTTCTCCTTCCAGAAATTGATTCTACATGCCCTATTAATTTTAGTGGCATGCCATTAGCGACATATGCTCAACAGAGAAtatcatatttggtcaaaataaTAGCAAATCTCCATGTTTTTGTTCCCAATATATGTGAAG aagaagaaagagatcttTTTCTCAACAATTTCCACAAGTATCTGCTTCAGGAGAATCCAGAATCATTGGGACACCATTCTGGTTTTAATATTCAGAAGGCTACAAGGGTCTGTAAGAATTTAG GTTCTCTTTCTCGATATGCTATATCACTGACTCCAAACTGTTTAACTGACGAGGATGTTCTTCTTTTGAG TAAATATGCTGATGAGCTGCAGAAGTTAACTCGTGCTAAAGTGGGAGACAGTTTTTTTCAG GAAACCGTAGTCAAAGCGGAAGACGAAGATGTGAAATCTGAGTATGGGTGTCTTGTGCAACAATCTTCTCTAAGTGGGCAGAAGAATTCCAACTCCAACTTTAGTAGAAGCCACCAG CAGGAAACAGAATATGCTACAGGGAATTCATCATCTTTTACAAGAAAACAAGATGAAAGTGCTTGGGAAGATGGTCCAAAGCTTAGCTATAATGATGTTGATGTCAaaggcaaaattagggaaatctcAAGGTGCCAAGATTTGTTGCAGCAAAAGGTTATGAGACATTCAGGCAATGACCAATTTGAGGAATTTGAGGTCAATCATGAAAGAAAAAGGAATTCAATGGATCAACCTGAGTCTATGAGAGGTGGAGAGAAAGAGAACACTGAGTCTGAATTGAAAG AAGATGAAAAAGCAGAAAATGGCCAGGGTGAGGAAAAGCAACCAAGAAAGAGAAAGCGAAATATTATGAATGAGATTCAGATTTTAATGATTGAGAAGGCTCTATTGGACGAACCAGAAATGCAAAGAAATCCGGTAGCACTTCAGGCATGGTCTGATAAACTAAGTTTGCAG gGCTCAGAAATTACAGCATCTCAGCTAAAGAATTG GGTAAACAATAGGAAAGCTAAGCTTGCCCGAGCTGCAAGAGAGGCCCGTGCTCCATCCGAAGGGGATATTTCCTACCCAGACAAGTCGAGCGGTCCATGCTCTTCTCATTTTTGTGATTCCCCTGAGAGCCCCACTGAAGAAAACTATGCTGCCCCCGGTAGAGGAATCTCACACCAAACCATTTCCAGAACAGGTAGCATAGTAACAAGATCAGCCAGATGCGAGGATATGGACATGAGTACACCAACTGATTTTGTCCACAGGTCTCAGCAAAATCAAGCGCCCTTGAGATCTCATTTGTTCGAACCAGGTCAGTTGGTTTCAATGGAAGATGCCGAAGGTAACTTGGTTGGCAAAGGACAGATCATTCAGGTGGAAGGTAGATGGCATGGGAAGAGCTTAGAAGAAAGTGGCATATGCATTGTGGATGTTACAGAGCTCAAAGTTGAGAAATGGAAGGAGGTGCAACACCCTTCCGATGCAGCGGGACATACTTTCGAGGAGGCCATGGCGAAAAACAGCGGCACTATGTGGGTGGCCTGGGATGCAGCAAGGCTTGCTCTGTTGCCTTAG
- the LOC122046320 gene encoding nodulin homeobox-like isoform X1 → MIEIISAIGELNGLSSQELNKLLKDSENFTVECKTDKGFLEQINMEKLAYSLPLHLIATLLSPEREMQMGHVLRGVRLLHTLSDLASRHARLEQILLDDTKLSEQVLDLVLFMLIILARHKEDNSVGSSAVLHSTLVACSLYILTSCLSSQWHDLVHVLLAHPKADLFMDVAFDAVHEDIRILGTVLQTLSNELSGNISLLPAAGRTAHYICQQCEASLQFLLSLCQQKLFQDRVLRNKELCKHGGILSLAYSILKLNVPHNLEKSLDIVAAISRLKSKILSILLQLCESESLSYLDEVAGSPKSMHLAKAVALEFLDLLRVTFRSEGKQLDGPQYRSNPTGLLLLNALRLADIFSDDSNFRSFFMTNSIPVLADILSVPHEEFSLCWCSLKIPVVEEDATLEYDPFIAAGVALISLDNASENSHLAAFLLPEIDSTCPINFSGMPLATYAQQRISYLVKIIANLHVFVPNICEEEERDLFLNNFHKYLLQENPESLGHHSGFNIQKATRVCKNLGSLSRYAISLTPNCLTDEDVLLLSKYADELQKLTRAKVGDSFFQETVVKAEDEDVKSEYGCLVQQSSLSGQKNSNSNFSRSHQQETEYATGNSSSFTRKQDESAWEDGPKLSYNDVDVKGKIREISRCQDLLQQKVMRHSGNDQFEEFEVNHERKRNSMDQPESMRGGEKENTESELKGTGLHLNKMDFDSMPDNRHFPQSEYLTESCLPEDEKAENGQGEEKQPRKRKRNIMNEIQILMIEKALLDEPEMQRNPVALQAWSDKLSLQGSEITASQLKNWVNNRKAKLARAAREARAPSEGDISYPDKSSGPCSSHFCDSPESPTEENYAAPGRGISHQTISRTGSIVTRSARCEDMDMSTPTDFVHRSQQNQAPLRSHLFEPGQLVSMEDAEGNLVGKGQIIQVEGRWHGKSLEESGICIVDVTELKVEKWKEVQHPSDAAGHTFEEAMAKNSGTMWVAWDAARLALLP, encoded by the exons ATGATAGAGATCATCTCAGCCATAGGAGAACTAAATGGTCTTTCTTCGCAAGAGTTGAACAAGTTGCTGAAAGATTCTGAAAACTTCACTGTTGAATGCAAGACAGACAAAGGCTTCCTTGAGCAA ATCAATATGGAGAAACTTGCATATTCTCTACCTTTGCACCTTATTGCTACACTACTTTCACCTGAAAGGGAGATGCAAATGGGGCATGTGCTCCGTGGTGTTCGTCTTTTGCATACACTGTCTGATCTAGCATCACGCCATGCTAGGCTTGAGCAG ATTCTACTTGATGACACAAAGCTATCTGAGCAAGTTTTGGATCTGGTACTTTTTATGCTAATTATTCTTGCACGTCACAAAGAG GACAACAGTGTTGGTTCTTCTGCTGTTCTGCACTCAACCCTTGTTGCCTGCAGTCTCTACATTTTGACAAGTTGTCTTTCATCTCAGTGGCATGATCTTGTTCATGTCCTTCTTGCACATCCCAAG GCAGACTTGTTTATGGATGTAGCTTTTGATGCTGTGCATGAGGACATTAGGATTTTAGGAACAGTGCTACAGACATTGAGCAATGAATTGTCAGGCAACATATCCTTACTCCCTGCAGCTGGAAGAACAGCTCATTACATCTGTCAGCAATGTGAGGCTTCTTTGCAGTTTCTTTTGTCCCTGTGCCAGCAAAAACTGTTCCAGGATCGTGTCTTAAGGAACAAG GAGCTATGCAAGCATGGTGGTATACTTTCCCTAGCTTATTCGATCCTGAAGTTAAATGTTCCACACAACCTTGAGAAGTCTCTTGACATTGTAGCTGCAATATCTAGGCTAAAGTCCAAAATTTTGTCTATT TTGTTGCAGCTTTGTGAATCAGAGAGTCTCTCTTATCTTGATGAAGTTGCTGGCTCTCCAAAAAGCATGCATCTTGCAAAAGCAGTTGCATTAGAG TTTCTTGATTTACTGAGGGTCACGTTTAGAAGTGAAGGAAAGCAACTTGATGGTCCTCAATACAGGAGTAACCCTACAGGCCTGCTGCTCCTTAATGCATTGCGTTTAGCTGATATATTTTCTGATGATTCAAATTTTCGATCTTTCTTCATGACCAACAGT ATTCCAGTTCTTGCTGATATCTTATCAGTTCCTCATGAAGAATTTTCCTTATGTTGGTGCTCTTTAAAAATACCAGTGGTAGAGGAAGATGCAACTCTAGAATATGATCCCTTTATTGCAGCTGGTGTGGCATTGATTTCTCTTGATAATGCCAGTGAAAATTCCCACTTGGCAGCCTTTCTCCTTCCAGAAATTGATTCTACATGCCCTATTAATTTTAGTGGCATGCCATTAGCGACATATGCTCAACAGAGAAtatcatatttggtcaaaataaTAGCAAATCTCCATGTTTTTGTTCCCAATATATGTGAAG aagaagaaagagatcttTTTCTCAACAATTTCCACAAGTATCTGCTTCAGGAGAATCCAGAATCATTGGGACACCATTCTGGTTTTAATATTCAGAAGGCTACAAGGGTCTGTAAGAATTTAG GTTCTCTTTCTCGATATGCTATATCACTGACTCCAAACTGTTTAACTGACGAGGATGTTCTTCTTTTGAG TAAATATGCTGATGAGCTGCAGAAGTTAACTCGTGCTAAAGTGGGAGACAGTTTTTTTCAG GAAACCGTAGTCAAAGCGGAAGACGAAGATGTGAAATCTGAGTATGGGTGTCTTGTGCAACAATCTTCTCTAAGTGGGCAGAAGAATTCCAACTCCAACTTTAGTAGAAGCCACCAG CAGGAAACAGAATATGCTACAGGGAATTCATCATCTTTTACAAGAAAACAAGATGAAAGTGCTTGGGAAGATGGTCCAAAGCTTAGCTATAATGATGTTGATGTCAaaggcaaaattagggaaatctcAAGGTGCCAAGATTTGTTGCAGCAAAAGGTTATGAGACATTCAGGCAATGACCAATTTGAGGAATTTGAGGTCAATCATGAAAGAAAAAGGAATTCAATGGATCAACCTGAGTCTATGAGAGGTGGAGAGAAAGAGAACACTGAGTCTGAATTGAAAGGTACAGGACTTCACCTGAACAAGATGGACTTTGACTCAATGCCTGACAATAGGCATTTTCCACAATCTGAGTATCTAACAGAAAGTTGCCTCCCAGAAGATGAAAAAGCAGAAAATGGCCAGGGTGAGGAAAAGCAACCAAGAAAGAGAAAGCGAAATATTATGAATGAGATTCAGATTTTAATGATTGAGAAGGCTCTATTGGACGAACCAGAAATGCAAAGAAATCCGGTAGCACTTCAGGCATGGTCTGATAAACTAAGTTTGCAG gGCTCAGAAATTACAGCATCTCAGCTAAAGAATTG GGTAAACAATAGGAAAGCTAAGCTTGCCCGAGCTGCAAGAGAGGCCCGTGCTCCATCCGAAGGGGATATTTCCTACCCAGACAAGTCGAGCGGTCCATGCTCTTCTCATTTTTGTGATTCCCCTGAGAGCCCCACTGAAGAAAACTATGCTGCCCCCGGTAGAGGAATCTCACACCAAACCATTTCCAGAACAGGTAGCATAGTAACAAGATCAGCCAGATGCGAGGATATGGACATGAGTACACCAACTGATTTTGTCCACAGGTCTCAGCAAAATCAAGCGCCCTTGAGATCTCATTTGTTCGAACCAGGTCAGTTGGTTTCAATGGAAGATGCCGAAGGTAACTTGGTTGGCAAAGGACAGATCATTCAGGTGGAAGGTAGATGGCATGGGAAGAGCTTAGAAGAAAGTGGCATATGCATTGTGGATGTTACAGAGCTCAAAGTTGAGAAATGGAAGGAGGTGCAACACCCTTCCGATGCAGCGGGACATACTTTCGAGGAGGCCATGGCGAAAAACAGCGGCACTATGTGGGTGGCCTGGGATGCAGCAAGGCTTGCTCTGTTGCCTTAG
- the LOC122046320 gene encoding nodulin homeobox-like isoform X2: MIEIISAIGELNGLSSQELNKLLKDSENFTVECKTDKGFLEQINMEKLAYSLPLHLIATLLSPEREMQMGHVLRGVRLLHTLSDLASRHARLEQILLDDTKLSEQVLDLVLFMLIILARHKEDNSVGSSAVLHSTLVACSLYILTSCLSSQWHDLVHVLLAHPKADLFMDVAFDAVHEDIRILGTVLQTLSNELSGNISLLPAAGRTAHYICQQCEASLQFLLSLCQQKLFQDRVLRNKELCKHGGILSLAYSILKLNVPHNLEKSLDIVAAISRLKSKILSILLQLCESESLSYLDEVAGSPKSMHLAKAVALEFLDLLRVTFRSEGKQLDGPQYRSNPTGLLLLNALRLADIFSDDSNFRSFFMTNSIPVLADILSVPHEEFSLCWCSLKIPVVEEDATLEYDPFIAAGVALISLDNASENSHLAAFLLPEIDSTCPINFSGMPLATYAQQRISYLVKIIANLHVFVPNICEEEERDLFLNNFHKYLLQENPESLGHHSGFNIQKATRVCKNLGSLSRYAISLTPNCLTDEDVLLLSKYADELQKLTRAKVGDSFFQETVVKAEDEDVKSEYGCLVQQSSLSGQKNSNSNFSRSHQETEYATGNSSSFTRKQDESAWEDGPKLSYNDVDVKGKIREISRCQDLLQQKVMRHSGNDQFEEFEVNHERKRNSMDQPESMRGGEKENTESELKGTGLHLNKMDFDSMPDNRHFPQSEYLTESCLPEDEKAENGQGEEKQPRKRKRNIMNEIQILMIEKALLDEPEMQRNPVALQAWSDKLSLQGSEITASQLKNWVNNRKAKLARAAREARAPSEGDISYPDKSSGPCSSHFCDSPESPTEENYAAPGRGISHQTISRTGSIVTRSARCEDMDMSTPTDFVHRSQQNQAPLRSHLFEPGQLVSMEDAEGNLVGKGQIIQVEGRWHGKSLEESGICIVDVTELKVEKWKEVQHPSDAAGHTFEEAMAKNSGTMWVAWDAARLALLP; this comes from the exons ATGATAGAGATCATCTCAGCCATAGGAGAACTAAATGGTCTTTCTTCGCAAGAGTTGAACAAGTTGCTGAAAGATTCTGAAAACTTCACTGTTGAATGCAAGACAGACAAAGGCTTCCTTGAGCAA ATCAATATGGAGAAACTTGCATATTCTCTACCTTTGCACCTTATTGCTACACTACTTTCACCTGAAAGGGAGATGCAAATGGGGCATGTGCTCCGTGGTGTTCGTCTTTTGCATACACTGTCTGATCTAGCATCACGCCATGCTAGGCTTGAGCAG ATTCTACTTGATGACACAAAGCTATCTGAGCAAGTTTTGGATCTGGTACTTTTTATGCTAATTATTCTTGCACGTCACAAAGAG GACAACAGTGTTGGTTCTTCTGCTGTTCTGCACTCAACCCTTGTTGCCTGCAGTCTCTACATTTTGACAAGTTGTCTTTCATCTCAGTGGCATGATCTTGTTCATGTCCTTCTTGCACATCCCAAG GCAGACTTGTTTATGGATGTAGCTTTTGATGCTGTGCATGAGGACATTAGGATTTTAGGAACAGTGCTACAGACATTGAGCAATGAATTGTCAGGCAACATATCCTTACTCCCTGCAGCTGGAAGAACAGCTCATTACATCTGTCAGCAATGTGAGGCTTCTTTGCAGTTTCTTTTGTCCCTGTGCCAGCAAAAACTGTTCCAGGATCGTGTCTTAAGGAACAAG GAGCTATGCAAGCATGGTGGTATACTTTCCCTAGCTTATTCGATCCTGAAGTTAAATGTTCCACACAACCTTGAGAAGTCTCTTGACATTGTAGCTGCAATATCTAGGCTAAAGTCCAAAATTTTGTCTATT TTGTTGCAGCTTTGTGAATCAGAGAGTCTCTCTTATCTTGATGAAGTTGCTGGCTCTCCAAAAAGCATGCATCTTGCAAAAGCAGTTGCATTAGAG TTTCTTGATTTACTGAGGGTCACGTTTAGAAGTGAAGGAAAGCAACTTGATGGTCCTCAATACAGGAGTAACCCTACAGGCCTGCTGCTCCTTAATGCATTGCGTTTAGCTGATATATTTTCTGATGATTCAAATTTTCGATCTTTCTTCATGACCAACAGT ATTCCAGTTCTTGCTGATATCTTATCAGTTCCTCATGAAGAATTTTCCTTATGTTGGTGCTCTTTAAAAATACCAGTGGTAGAGGAAGATGCAACTCTAGAATATGATCCCTTTATTGCAGCTGGTGTGGCATTGATTTCTCTTGATAATGCCAGTGAAAATTCCCACTTGGCAGCCTTTCTCCTTCCAGAAATTGATTCTACATGCCCTATTAATTTTAGTGGCATGCCATTAGCGACATATGCTCAACAGAGAAtatcatatttggtcaaaataaTAGCAAATCTCCATGTTTTTGTTCCCAATATATGTGAAG aagaagaaagagatcttTTTCTCAACAATTTCCACAAGTATCTGCTTCAGGAGAATCCAGAATCATTGGGACACCATTCTGGTTTTAATATTCAGAAGGCTACAAGGGTCTGTAAGAATTTAG GTTCTCTTTCTCGATATGCTATATCACTGACTCCAAACTGTTTAACTGACGAGGATGTTCTTCTTTTGAG TAAATATGCTGATGAGCTGCAGAAGTTAACTCGTGCTAAAGTGGGAGACAGTTTTTTTCAG GAAACCGTAGTCAAAGCGGAAGACGAAGATGTGAAATCTGAGTATGGGTGTCTTGTGCAACAATCTTCTCTAAGTGGGCAGAAGAATTCCAACTCCAACTTTAGTAGAAGCCACCAG GAAACAGAATATGCTACAGGGAATTCATCATCTTTTACAAGAAAACAAGATGAAAGTGCTTGGGAAGATGGTCCAAAGCTTAGCTATAATGATGTTGATGTCAaaggcaaaattagggaaatctcAAGGTGCCAAGATTTGTTGCAGCAAAAGGTTATGAGACATTCAGGCAATGACCAATTTGAGGAATTTGAGGTCAATCATGAAAGAAAAAGGAATTCAATGGATCAACCTGAGTCTATGAGAGGTGGAGAGAAAGAGAACACTGAGTCTGAATTGAAAGGTACAGGACTTCACCTGAACAAGATGGACTTTGACTCAATGCCTGACAATAGGCATTTTCCACAATCTGAGTATCTAACAGAAAGTTGCCTCCCAGAAGATGAAAAAGCAGAAAATGGCCAGGGTGAGGAAAAGCAACCAAGAAAGAGAAAGCGAAATATTATGAATGAGATTCAGATTTTAATGATTGAGAAGGCTCTATTGGACGAACCAGAAATGCAAAGAAATCCGGTAGCACTTCAGGCATGGTCTGATAAACTAAGTTTGCAG gGCTCAGAAATTACAGCATCTCAGCTAAAGAATTG GGTAAACAATAGGAAAGCTAAGCTTGCCCGAGCTGCAAGAGAGGCCCGTGCTCCATCCGAAGGGGATATTTCCTACCCAGACAAGTCGAGCGGTCCATGCTCTTCTCATTTTTGTGATTCCCCTGAGAGCCCCACTGAAGAAAACTATGCTGCCCCCGGTAGAGGAATCTCACACCAAACCATTTCCAGAACAGGTAGCATAGTAACAAGATCAGCCAGATGCGAGGATATGGACATGAGTACACCAACTGATTTTGTCCACAGGTCTCAGCAAAATCAAGCGCCCTTGAGATCTCATTTGTTCGAACCAGGTCAGTTGGTTTCAATGGAAGATGCCGAAGGTAACTTGGTTGGCAAAGGACAGATCATTCAGGTGGAAGGTAGATGGCATGGGAAGAGCTTAGAAGAAAGTGGCATATGCATTGTGGATGTTACAGAGCTCAAAGTTGAGAAATGGAAGGAGGTGCAACACCCTTCCGATGCAGCGGGACATACTTTCGAGGAGGCCATGGCGAAAAACAGCGGCACTATGTGGGTGGCCTGGGATGCAGCAAGGCTTGCTCTGTTGCCTTAG
- the LOC122048444 gene encoding uncharacterized protein At2g29880-like gives MGDLQAKYNIWTAEESNELLRLMVDAAMRGWRDRNGVLNKRTVEIKILPTLNAKLGCEKTFAQYQSRLKWFKQRYNNYCKLMRHSSGFGWDSMTKKFTASDEVWEDYFKSHPKHEHYRTDTFEDYEDLRLVVGNGTATGKYVIGLGDDTDARTFETEENGGTNLLDDYVFDHNSGEFIQSNRQESSYQPLFSEDLASPLPSQPMSSEVPQATRKRDRSEFEAKSSTSKNIDPDVLNRLSYTIEKASSKIELVGVADDNCWDAIKQVPNLDNRTRYKALD, from the exons ATGGGAGATTTACAAGCAAAATATAATATATGGACTGCGGAGGAGAGCAATGAATTATTAAGACTTATGGTTGATGCTGCAATGCGAGGATGGCGTGATAGGAATGGTGTGTTGAACAAAAGAACAGTGGAAATAAAAATACTTCCCACTCTTAATGCAAAACTTGGGTGTGAAAAGACTTTTGCACAGTATCAAAGCCGTTTGAAGTGGTTCAAACAACGAtataacaactactgtaagcttatgCGTCATAGTTCTGGGTTTGGATGGGATTCTATGACAAAGAAATTCACAGCTAGTGATGAAGTATGGGAGGATTATTTTAAG TCTCACCCTAAACATGAACATTATCGGACTGATACTTTTGAGGATTATGAAGACTTAAGACTTGTAGTTGGGAATGGAACTGCTACAGGAAAATATGTAATTGGACTTGGAGATGACACTGATGCGAGAACCTTTGAAACAGAAGAAAATGGGGGTACTAACTTATTAGATGATTACGTGTTTGATCACAACAGTGGTGAATTCATACAAAGCAATAGGCAAGAATCTTCATATCAGCCTCTATTTTCTGAGGACCTTGCTTCACCATTACCATCTCAACCTATGAGTTCTGAGGTTCCACAAGCAACTAGAAAACGAGATAGGAGCGAATTTGAAGCAAAATCAAGCACTTCAAAGAATATAGACCCAGATGTTTTAAATAGGCTCTCTTACACCATTGAGAAAGCATCTTCTAAGATTGAATTAGTTGGCGTTGCAGATGATAACTGTTGGGATGCTATAAAACAAGTCCCAAACTTGGATAATCGTACTCGTTACAAGGCGCTTGACTAG
- the LOC122048446 gene encoding uncharacterized protein LOC122048446, whose translation MMVKPGSAVPEKIRESTRFYPYFKDCIGAIDDTHIPAMVSGQDINSYRNRHGEISQNILAACNFDLEFIYVLSGWEGSAHDSLVLTDALSRNNGLKMPGDNEVPLSSSEQVYEDDNFDQLFSQEQQRANANSWRESIANQMWNDINVENSN comes from the exons ATGATGGTCAAACCTGGATCTGCAGTGCCAGAAAAAATAAGAGAGAGCACAAGATTTTACCCTTACTTTAAA GATTGCATTGGAGCTATTGATGACACTCACATTCCAGCTATGGTGTCTGGGCAAGATATTAACAGTTATCGTAACCGTCATGgagaaatttctcaaaatattttaGCAGCTTGTAACTTTGATTTAGAATTTATATATGTACTCAGTGGGTGGGAGGGGTCTGCCCATGATTCACTTGTGTTGACAGATGCTTTATCAAGAAATAATGGGCTTAAAATGCCTGGAG ATAATGAAGTCCCATTATCTTCATCAGAACAAGTTTATGAAGATGACAACTTTGATCAATTATTTTCTCAAGAACAACAACGAGCAAATGCTAACTCATGGAGAGAGAGTATAGCCAATCAAATGTGGA atgatatcaacgTTGAAAATAGTAACTAA